The Penaeus monodon isolate SGIC_2016 chromosome 13, NSTDA_Pmon_1, whole genome shotgun sequence genome contains a region encoding:
- the LOC119580470 gene encoding uncharacterized protein LOC119580470, with protein MRHHVLLVAWTTIFLLSHASSALEARPAADGLRAEAVFQDLGLDREAFDSAVTATTRALLSGDLGDAMRATAKTFSLVAHSSAARQYSSSSFDPIIGFAILGGIIVAALAAWLGYILSSARRRRRRELDGLKHGLSLDQTAAILDCLARSEAKIMCLACEAAKPFGWCR; from the exons ATGCGTCATCACGTGTTACTGGTCGCTTGGACG ACAATTTTCCTGCTTTCCCACGCGTCGTCCGCTCTCGAGGCCCGCCCAGCAGCCGACGGACTTCGAGCCGAGGCTGTCTTCCAGGACCTGGGTCTTGACCGAGAGGCCTTCGACAGCGCGGTGACAGCCACCACCCGGGCTCTGCTTAGCGGGGATTTAGGCGACGCCATGAGAGCCACGGCCAAAACTTTCAGTCTCGTTGCCCACTCAAGCGCAGCGCGAcagtactcctcctcctccttcgacccCATCATAGGATTCGCCATCCTCGGAGGCATTATCGTCGCCGCCCTTGCTGCCTGGCTGGGCTACATCCTCTCCTCCGCCAGGCGTCGACGAAGGAGGGAGCTGGACGGGCTGAAGCATGGTCTGTCGCTGGATCAGACGGCCGCTATCTTGGATTGCCTGGCGCGATCGGAGGCGAAGATAATGTGTCTCGCGTGTGAGGCCGCCAAACCCTTTGGATGGTGTAGATAG